In Bradyrhizobium paxllaeri, the genomic stretch TTCGACCGTCGCGGTCCTCCGTTTATTTGGGGTAAGGAAGCCAAGTTCGCCCATGAGACGTCCCGGCGGAAGTTCGACGCCGATTTCCGTGACCAGAAACTTTCCCGTGATCGTCAGGAACATTTCGTTAGCAGCATCATCCTTCTTGAACAATTGGTCGCCCCGGCGGTATCTGCGCTCGGTCATGAACGGTTTGAGCCATTCCATCGAGGTATCGCCCTCCGTCGCGATACGTGCCTTCTTGATCATATTGAGCATTTGACGGAGGCGAACGGCATTGATCGGCAGCAACAGCAGGTACAGGAGAAAAGTCGCCACGTTTCCGGAGAGCGCGCCAAAGGCGACGAAGAATGTACAGCCGGTCATATTCGCGACGCGCAGCGGCACCATCGTCTGCATCAGCAAGGTAGCCACGAAGAAGACGGCGCCAACCAGGGCGAACATGTTGGCTAGCGTGATGTTGGCCAACACGATTTCCAGCAGCCGGTTGAATAGTGCGTCGTAGGTGATGTTGTTGGGATCGAGACCCATTTGAACCAGGATCTTTGCGACCCTGAGATTGTCCGCCGCCGTATCGAGAATGCGGTCTAGTATCGCCGAAAAATCTGCACTGCTGGACTTCATCGGATCATCCCCCGCGCAAAGCCGTCGGTACTCGTCGGATATCTCGGATACTGATAATCGAAGTCGGACAACAACCGTTTGAGCATTGCTGGCGCTCTCGATGCAATCGATCAATTTTATCCGGAGCGGTGGTTTCGGCAATTGCCCCTGTGGCAGAGCGGCGGACTAAGGCATTTGCGATCTGGCACCTCCGAGTCCGCCCCCCTTGCGAACAGCGGGCTGTCGCTCAACCGCTGGTAAATGAGGTCACCCCAGATCCTTCCAGTGTGCTAATTTGAACCGGCACGACCATTGTCTTCCGCCCGGAAACATGCCCCGTGACCCATTATCATCACCCGATATGGATCGAGGAAAGCCGCTTCCGCGGTGCCCTCGACGATGTGGTTATCATCCCACTTGTTTTCATCACGCTTGCCGCCAACAAAATCCTTCATTTCATCCTTTCGATCTTGATGCGGCTGCTCGACTACGCCTTCCCTTTAGCAATGCAGATTGTCTGGCTTCCGCTCTTCGCGGCCAAGGTTCTTGGCAATGTCACCGTTACTGTCATAAACGGCGTGCTGCGCTTTCTTCCCGTTTCCGAAGCGAAACGTCGACAGTGGAGTAGATCGATCCGCCGGAACTGGTCGTGGCTCCGGCGGAAGATCAGCTACCGGGCGTTCGAACAAGCCGTGCATAGTGGCTTTGAAAGCGGCATGGCTTGGGTGTTCCGAAAATGCCGGCATCTCACGCCGAACACCGCATTGCTCGTGCTCCTGGGCGCGGTCCTTTGGCTCCCGATCTCTTTCGGGGCTGCAATGGCGATGCACGCAGTATTGTTCGCCAAGGTCACATCCTGGCCAGCTTGGACGCAACTGTTGCATCCGCTCGCAACGGTCATCGCCAAGAGCAAGCTTTTGGTGCTCCCTGTTTACCCGGCGGCCTGGCCGCAGGCAAAAAAACATCCATTCGTTCAGCTCGTATTCAAGGGCTTTGAAGCCATCAAACGCGTGTATGTCATCAGGAAAGTCGGTTTTCGCTATCGGCAGGCAGAGATCGTCGGCATCGCGGCGGTTGAGAGGCTCGAACGCACCACTGGCCTCGCAACGGCGGTGAGATGGCTGCGCAAGGCGCATGTCGCCGAACGTTTCGGCGTCGAAAAGTCCACCACGCAATTGCGCTCGTTCTTCGCACGATGGTCAATCAAGTTTTCAGCCGAATACTACGAAGCGAAGGAACGGCAAGCCTCAGGTGCCCCATCACTACATAGCGGCAAGCTACGACCGCAGAGATGATCGTCAATTTTTCAAATCCGCCACATGCTCGGCTTCATCATGCCGCGCCCGCTGCTCGGCCGCGCCGACGGGGGTCGCATCGCCCCTGAGCTGCCATGCGGCCTGCGCTCGGCGTACCGCGTCTCACCATCGGCCCGGTTGCATCGGATAGCCCGGTTGCATCGGATAGTCTTGTTGCGCCGGATAGCCCCGTTGCGCCGGATAATAGGGTTGCCCCCCGCGCTGACGCGCATAGCCGGTTTGGGGTTGGGGATTCCAGGGCTGAAAAAAGAAGCCGGAGCTTTCGCCGCCCCAGGTGCTGCTGTCCGCCATGTCGACGGCGGGCGTAGGCCGGCGCGTAATGAAGCCGCCCTGGGGCTGGTCGCTCAGCACCACGACGAACTCGGTGCGATAGTTGGTCTCGCGGCTCAGCGGCTCGTCCGAGACGACGATCGAGGACCGAGGCAATGCGGTCGGCCCGATGCGATCGAGCACATCCTGCGGGATGGTGATGCGGTCGAGCGCGCTCCTGGCGTCGTCCCCGTTGTCGATCGTGACCGCGCTCCAGCGCAGGCCCGAATCGTTGCGCGCCATCGCCGTGAACACATGCGTGCCGATCTTCCTGCCGGGATCGCGGATCGCGACCGGAACCTCGATGGACGTATCGAACACCTCGCCGCCCCCGTCCGGCGCCGGCTTGTGCGTGTTGCGCCGCACGTACAGCTTCTGCGTCGCGCGGCTGATGTAGATCGAGACGGGCTCGAGCGCGAGCTTCGCCTCGCTCGCCGCCTTGGCCAGCTCGGCCTTCCGCTTTTCGGCCGCCTTGGCGGCGTCCTTCGCAGCCGCCGCGGCGTCGAGCTTCGACTTCGCGTCAGGCCTGGCCGTGTCGAGATCAGTCGCAGCCTGGGCGGCCTTTGGGGCGGCCTTCTGCTTCCGATCTTCGGCCTGCGCCCTGGCCTGGTCGGTTTTTGCGGCGGCGACCGCCTTGTCGGCGAGCGCAAGCTCGGCGTCGGCGTTCCTTTTGAGCCCTTCCAGCCTGCGCAGCGACGCCGCGAGCGAAGCTGTCTCGCGCGCCGCTGTAGCGGCGGCCTTCTTCGCCTCGTCGGCCGTCTTGACGGCCTCTGCGGCCTCGCGGGCCAGCGTTTCGGCCCGCGACGGAGCGACTGCTACGGCCTCCGCTTTCGGCATCAACAGCGCCGGGTGGGAAATCTCGACCGGAGCCGCGTCGTTCGGCGAGATGATCACACGCATGCCGATCCGCGTCTTGTCGAACTGCTTCTCCGCAAAGCCAAAAGGCATCCGAATGCAGCCGTGTGAGGCCGCATACCCGGGCAGCGGCCCGCCGTGCAGCGCGATACCGTTCCAGGTGATGCGCTGCATGTTCGGCATCTCGGCATCGTCGTAAAGGGACGAGCGGTGGTCCTTGTTCTTCTCGACGATGGCGAAGATGCCGGCTGGCGTCTCGCGTCCCGTGGTGCCGGTCGACACCGGTGCGCGCGCGATCCAGCCGTCGGCGTCGTAGAAAGTGACATGCTGGGTCTTGATCGACACGATCGCCATGATCGGCTCGCCTGCCTCGCGCGGCGCCGTCGCCTCGACAGGTGACGCGGGACGCGCCCGTTGCGCCACGGCGGGGCCGGGCAGCGTCGCAAGCAGGGCCATCGCCGCGAGCGTCGCTATGGTAGGAGTGCCCCGACGCCACATCGCCACGGTGGATTGCGCCGTCGCCAATCGACTTGCCATGCCATACCCCGGTTGAAATGCCTGTCCGCGCTCGAGTCGAATAAAGTATCAGACCATGATTCCTGAACCTACCAATCGCCGCCGGCACCACTCACTCCGCCAATCGTCGCAGGGAACTAGCGGTGCGCCCCGGGTGGGAAATCTTTGCCGAGCAGGAAGAAAGGGCGGCTCACGGCTGGAATTGCCACAAACCTGACATGACGATGGGGAGCATTTGCGTCGGTTATTGGGAATGAAGCGGACGCGCGCCAAAGACAAAAACAGACAAGTGTTCCGTACTGACCCGGAATGGACATCACCGCCCCTCTTCCGGCATTGCGACTTCTGATGCTATGATGCCTGCAGGGGAGCGAGCATGACACGCCGCGAGTTCATTTGTGATCTCGGCAGTATCGCTTGGGGATTTTGGCCCGGCCGCCGCACGGTCATCGCGGCAATGGCGGCAGTGGTGCTGCTGCCGATCGACGCCGGCAACGCCGGCTGGCTGTCGGATCTCTTCAAAGGCTCTCCAAAGCAAGGCAAATCGTCAAGACAAGCCAAGCCGCCAAAGCACGTCGCTTCGCCCAAGTCAGCCGCCAAGTCGGCCGCCAAGTCAGCCGCTTTGGCGAAGCGTACAACCTCGCCTAAGCGCCATACCGTAAAGCTTGCCGCGCTGGGTCCGGTCCAATTGCCCGCGGCCGCTTTGAAACCGGTCGCGACGCGTTGCGAGCCCTCGAAGTTCCGGATCGTTCTGGATGTGGGACATACCGCCGAATCGGAAGGCGCGATCAGCGCCCGCAATGTCTCCGAGTTTGTCTTCAATCTGCGCCTTGCGAAGCAGATCGAGCAGAAACTGAAGGCCGAAGGCTTTGCCGAGACCAGATTGCTTCTGACCGAGGGCAAGGCCAGGCGCAGCCTCTTCAAACGCGTCGCCACCGCCAACGATCTGCGTGCGGACCTCCTCCTGTCGATCCACCATGACTCCGTGCCCAACAAATTCCTCGAGGATTGGGAATTCGAGGGGAAGAAAAGCCGTTTCAGCGACCGCTTCAGCGGATACTCCGTCTTTGTCTCGCGCGAGAACCCGGACTTCAAGACAAGCCTCATGTTCGCCGAACTGATCGGCAAGGAAATGAAGGCCCAGGGCCTCGAGTATGCCAGGCAATATTCGCAAGCGATCATGGGCCGGCACCAGCGTCCGCTGCTGAACCGGGAAACCGGCGTGTATCGCTACGATGAGCTGATCGTGCTGAGAAAGACCCGGATGGCTGCCGCGCTGCTGGAGGCGGGATCGATCATCAACCGGGACGAGGAACTCATGATGAGTTCACCTGAACGCCGGGACATCATCAGCAGCGGCGTCGCGGCGGCGGTCAAGGAATTCTGTGAGCCGCGATGGGGTATCCTCGGTCCGCTCTGATGGCGCGGCGGCGGCCTTCCATTCCCTTCCAGGGCGATCGCATATGACGGCGCCCAACTCGCGAACGCATAAGTTTCCGCATCGTCATGGCCGGGCTTGTCCCGGCCATCTACGTCTTTTTGAGCGGAGGCCAAGACGTGGATGCCCGGGACAAGCCCGGGCATGACGAGTTTGTGGACACACAGAACCACTACAATGACCGCATAAGCGATAGCCCTACATCCCCTTCCTGCCTGTCGCCTTCAACTCTTTGACTGCTTCTTGATCTCGTCGAATTTGGAAAGCGCTCGTTCAAATTTTTCGTTGAAGAGCCACATCGCATCCAGAATCTCGCGGAAGGTTGCAGATGTTTTCGCCCTGTCGGCCTGTCCAAAGGTGAACATGCTGTTGTTCCGCAGATATCCCATGATCCTCGGGTCGGAGATTCGGTAGTCGAGCAGGTTGCGGGAAGCGAGTGCTGATTTGGTCGGGCTCGGAATGATCTGGATCAGTTCAAACAGCTTCATCTGATCGATCGGGTCCGGCAGCGTTTTCACGATCGCCGGCACTTGCGGAAAAATATCCGCGTGTGCGTTCATGAGGGCATCGCGCACGGCGGTCCAGTGGTTGTACCGACGATCCAGATTCCCGGCGCGGACCTCTTCCTTGTCGTCGCGCACATTCAATGCGGGATCAAAGGCGGCTATCGACTTCTTCATCGCCGCCCATTTCCTTTGCCCGTTTTGATCTTCTGATACGCCTGATTGCAGACTGCCCTTGTATTTGTTCGAGCGCGCATTCCCGATGTTCTGGTTACCGTTTGTCTCGGCATAAAACAGCCCCAGGCTGATGCGGCCCGCGGCTTCGGCATTGGCCGCATCAAGACCCCTGGCGCGCGCAATGGCTGTTCCCAGATCGACAACGTCCTTGAATGGCGTATCCGAGTTTTGTGCGCTGGCGGGCGGCGCCTGCATGATGTCGAAGAGTTTTCTGTACTCATCGAGGAGCGGTTCATTGTCGGCGCTGAAATACGCCGGAGGGATTCCGTATTTGTTGGGCTTTCCTATTCTGGATGGAAGCGCGTCGGTGAGGTCCTTGTACGCGCTCATCATGCTGTTGCGCGCAAGATAGAGGGCCTGTCCCGGCAAGTTCGGTAGTTGCTTCGAACTGATCTGCGCGCGCCGCTGGGCCAGGATCGCTTCAAATTGGCTGCGTGCACTATTGTATGCACTGAGCGCATCTGATTGTTTCTTCGTGAGTGCAGCCAGGTCACCCATGGCTGGCGATATGAAGCCGAGGTTGCCGACGGCGGCCGCGGCGAGCGACGCGACGGTGAGAGTGAGAGCAAGAGCCGCCGCGGGCGCGGTTTTACGGTTTCTTATCCCCATGCGAATTCCCATGCCCAGGTTTCACCGGATCCGATTCACTGCAACGAATTCGGCCGTACGACGTAATCGAAAATAGATTTTCGCGCACAGGACCGATGCAAGGCTTTCACTTGGCCTGAACTACCGGGGGCAACTCCTTGACGAGCACGCGCATGTTCTCACTGTAGTCGACGGGCACTACGACGAGATGCACGCCGCCTTCCTCGAAAGCAGCCTCCAGCATGGTCGATAGTTCCGAGGCCTTGCCGACGCGGGAGCCGTTGGCTCCGTATGACCTCGCATAGGCGACGAAATCAGGATTGCCGAACTCGAGGCCGAAGTCCGGAAACGCATCGACTTCCTGTTTCCAGCGGATCATGCCGTAGGCGCGATCCTCGAGCACGAGCACGACGAGATTCAGTTTGAGCCGCACGGCCGTTTCCAGCTCCTGCGAATTCATCATGAAGCCGCCGTCGCCACAGACGGCGAGCACGCGCCTGTCCGGATGAATCAGCGCGGCTGCGATCGCCGAAGGAAGGCCCGCACCCATGGTCGCCAGCGCATTGTCGAGCAGCAGCGTGTTGGCGACGCTGGTGCGATAGTTGCGGGCGAACCAGATCTTGTACATGCCGTTGTCGAGGGCAACGATGCCGTCCGGCGGGATGACCTGGCGGACGTCGTGCACGATGCGCTGCGGCGTCAGAGGAAACCGATCCTCCGTCGCCCGTTCGGCGAGGTGGCCAAGAATCCCTTCCCGCAAGCCCAGCAATGCCTGACCATTGGGGAGATTGCCTTCGAGGCGATCGGCGAGCGCGGCAAGGCCCGCACCAACATCTCCGACAATCTCCGCCTGCGGAAAATATACCTGCTCCACCGTCGCGGGCGTGGCGCCGACATGGATGACCTGCGGTCCATCATGGCCCATCAGGAAAGGCGGCTTCTCGACGGTGTCGTGGCCGATCGAAATAATCAGATCGGCCTGGTCGATGGCCTCGTGAACCCAATCCCGCTCCGACAGCGCGGCCGTGCCCATATAGAGATTGGAGCCGGCATTGACCGCGCCCTTCCCCATCTGGGTGTTGAAGAAGGGAATCCCGCATCGTCGCACGAACGCCGACAGCGGCTCGGCCAGACGCGGGCGGCTCGCCGCGGCGCCCAGCATGACGAGCGGCCTGCGGGCAGCCACGATCATGGCTGCGGCGCGCTCGATGGCCGCTGCAGGCGCGACCGCAAGCTCGACGAGATGCGGGGGAATGATCTCGGCCGCGGCTTCGTCGGCCGCGATATCCTCGGGCAGTTCGAGATGCACGGGGCCCGGCCGCTCCTGCTGCGCGACCCGGAAGGCGTCGCGAACCAGCGTCGGAATACTCTGCGCGGAGACGATCTGCGTCGCCATCTTGGTGAGTGGCCGCATGGTCGCGACGATGTCGACGATCTGGAAGCGCGCCTGGCGGCTGCTGCGGATCGCCTTCTGCCCTGTGATCATGACCATCGGCATCGCACCCAGATGCGCGTAGGCCGCAGCCGTCGTCAGATTGAGCGCACCGGGACCCAGTGTCGTCAGGCAGACGCCCGCGCGCCCGGTGAGCCGCCCGTAGGTAGCCGCCATGAAGCCGGCCGCCTGTTCGTGCCGCGTCAGCACCAGCTTGATCTTCGAGCGCCGCAGCGACTCCAGCACGTCGAGATTCTCCTCGCCGGGAATGGCGAAGATGTATTCGACGCCCTCGTTCTCGAGGGCGGCCACCAGCAGATCGGAGGCTTTTGTCATGCGACTGAGGCTCCGCTCGCATCTGTTGCAGCTTTCTCCGCCCGGTGCGGCAGCGTCCATTCCGGCCGAATGAAGTGACAAGTGTAGCCGTCAGGATATTTTTCCAGATAATCCTGATGTTCGGGCTCGGCTTCCCAGAACGGTCCGGCAGGCGCCACTTCGGTGACAACCTTGCCCGGCCATAGGCCGGAAGCATCGACATCGGCGATGGTGTCTTCCGCCACCCGCTTCTGCGCGTCGCTGGTGTAGAAGATGGCCGACCGGTAGCTCGCGCCGCGGTCGTTGCCCTGGCGGTTCAGCGTCGAGGGATCATGGATCTGGAAAAAGAACTCCAGCAGCTTGCGATAGCTGATGGTCTGCGGATCGAAGCTGATCTCAATGGCTTCCGCGTGATTGCCGTGGTTGCGATAGGTCGCGTTTGGCACTTCGCCGCCGGTGTAGCCTACCTTAGTTGAAATCACGCCGGGATAGCGGCGCAGCAGATCCTGCACACCCCAGAAGCAGCCGCCGGCAAGGACTGCCCGTTCCGCTGAAACTGTCATGTCTGTTCTCCCTGGTTCGCTGCGATCGTCGATCCGGAGTTCTATCAAGGACGCATAATGAGGCCGAACGATGCAAAAGCTGACACCGTCGCCATCGTCAAAATCGCCAAGGCCAGAATGCGCTTCGGAACCTCCTTCGAAATCGGCGCAATGTCAGCACACGACGACAGACCGCTTATCGATCACAGCCAGGGCGCCGGCTTGTCCATCGCGATCAGATCCTCGACCTCGATGCGCGGGCGGACGATCGCGTACTGATCGTCCTTGACCAGGACTTCCGGCACCAGCGCGCGCGTATTGTAGAAGCCGGACTGCACCGCGCCGTAGGCACCGGCGGTCATGATCGCCAGCAGGTCGCCGGCTTTGGGCTCGGGCAGATTGCGGTCGAGCGCGAGATAGTCGCCGGTCTCGCAGACCGGCCCGACCACGTCGGCCGTAATCGTTCGCGCTTCCCTGGCCGGCTCGCGAACCGGCAGGATATCGTGATGGGCTTCATAGAGCGTGGGGCGGATCAAATCGTTCATCGCGGCGTCGATGATGACGAAATTCTTGGCCTCGCCCGGCTTCACATAGATCACGCGCGAGACCAGGATGCCGGCGTTGCCGACGATCATGCGTCCCGGCTCGAACATCAGCGTGCAGCCAAGATTATGCGTCACCCGCTTGACCATCGCGGCATAGGCGGACGGCAGCGGCGGCGCTTCGCGGTCGGCGTGGTAGGGAATACCGAGCCCACCGCCGAAATCGATATGCTCGATCTTGTGACCGTCGGAGCGCAGCGCGTGAACGAAATCGGACAGAATCCGGAACGCGGTTTCCATCTTGGAGAGATCGGTGATCTGGCTGCCGATATGCATGTCGGTGCCGGTCACCACGATCCCCGGCAGCTTCGCCGCGCGGGCATAGACCTCGCGGGCGCGTTCGATCGGAATGCCGAACTTGTTCTCGGACTTGCCGGTGGCGATCTTGGCGTGGGTGCCGGCATCGACGTCAGGATTGACGCGCAGCGAAATCCGCGCGGTCTTTCCGGCCTCGACCGCGAGCCTCGACAGCAATTCCAGTTCGGGCTCGGACTCGACGTTGATGCAGAGAATGTCGGCCGCAAGCGCCGCGCGCAGCTCGGCCTCTGTCTTGCCAACACCGGAGAACAGAATCTTGTTGGGCGGAATCCCCGCCGCCAGCGCACGCTTCAACTCACCGCCGGAGACGACGTCGGCGCCGGCGCCAAGCTTCGCCAGCGTGCGCAGCACCGACTGGTTGGAGTTCGCCTTCATGGCGTAGCAGACCAGCGTCTTCTCGCCGGCAAAGGCCTCGGTGAAGACCCGGTAATGGCGCTCCAGCGTCGCGGTCGAATAGCAATAGAACGGCGTGCCGACGGCATCAGCCAGTTCGGACAGGTTGACGGCCTCGGCGTGCAGCACGCCGTTGCGATAGTCAAAATGGTTCATGGCGCGCTCATAGCGTTTTCGAGCGAAGTGGATACCGGTTCGCGTCAAGAAAACGCGTCAAAAGCAAGACTCTAGTCCAGCAGCGGATCGAGAACGAATTTCTTCTTGCCGCCTTTGGGGGCGCTGGGGCCGGCGTCGGCTCCGTAGGTCGAATTGAACACGCCGGGCTGCGCCGCGCGCTCGGCTTCGGTATCGGACGTCGCCTGCGCCTGCGGCGCGGCCGCGGTCGGCGGCAGGTCGAGCCCGCCCTTGCGGCCGCAGCCTCCGAGCGCGAGCGCGGTCACGCTCAACAGGATGATGGCCCATCCCGACGATGACGGGCGGTAGTTACTGATCACGACGAAATCCCCAATGCGCGCCGCACCATACAAAGATTGCCGTGGTCTGGCGAGTGCCGATCGGCCACTGACAACCATGAAATTGCAGCGAAATTTTTCTCTTCAGGCCTATTTTCGCTCTTTTTCCAGCCGTTTCAGCCAGGCCTTGGCCTGCGAAGCCACGTTCTTCGGCGCGGTGCCGCCATAGCTGGTCCGGCTCTTCACGGACGCCTCCACCGACAGCACGCGCAAGGCGTCGGCGGTAATTTTCGGCTCGATCTCCTGCATCGCCTTCAGCGGCAGTTCGTGCAGCGCCACGCCCTGTTTCGACGCCAGGCCGACGATTCGTCCGGTGACATGGTGGGCGTCGCGGAACGGCATTTTCAGCGTCCGCACCAGCCAATCGGCCAGGTCGGTGGCGGTGGCGTAGCCCTCGCCGGCGGCGGCCTTCATCCGCGCCTCATCGGGCACGAGGTCGAGGACCATGCCGGTCATGGCGCGAATCGCGAGCGAGAGCGCGGAAAACGCCTCCATCGCGCCCTGCTTGTCCTCCTGCATGTCCTTTTGATAGGCGAGCGGCAGGCCCTTCATCACGATCAGGAGAGCGTTAAGCGCGCCGATTACCCGGCCGGTCTTGGCGCGCACCAGTTCGGCCGCATCCGGATTGCGCTTCTGCGGCATGATCGAGGAGCCGGTGGTGAACTTGTCCGAGAGCCGCACCAGGCCGACCAGCGGCGAGGTCCAGATCACGATTTCCTCGGCAAAGCGTGACATGTGCACGGCCGTGATCGACGCTGCAGAGAGCGTTTCGAGCACGAAATCGCGGTCCGAGACGGCATCAAGCGAATTGGCCATCGGGCGGTCGAAGCCGAGCGCCTCGGCGGTGGCGGCCCGATCGATCGGGAACGAGGTTCCGGCGAGCGCGGCGGCACCGAGCGGCGATTCGTTCAGCCGCTTGCGCGCATCGGCAAAGCGCCCGCGGTCGCGCGCGGCCATCTCGACATAGGCCAGCAGATGATGCCCGAAGGTGACGGGCTGGGCGGTCTGCAGATGGGTAAAGCCCGGCATCACGGTCGCGGCATGTTCCACGGCCCGCTCGGCCAGCGCCTGCTGGAAGGCGGCCAGCGCCGCGTCGGTCTCGTCGATCGTGTCGCGGACGTAGAGACGGAAATCGGTCGCGACCTGGTCGTTGCGCGAACGCGCAGTGTGGAGCCGGCCCGCGGCGGGCCCGATCAGTTCGGAGAGCCGGCTCTCGACGTTCATATGGATGTCTTCGAGCGCGCGCTTGAAGTCGAAGGCGCCTTTGCCGATTTCTGACAAAATCGTGTCTAGACCCTTGCCGATATTTTTCGCATCACCCGCGGTGATAATGCCTTGCGCCGCCAGCATCGCGGCGTGGGCCTTGGACGCGGCGATGTCCTGGGCATAGAGGTGACGGTCGACGTCGATCGAGACGTTGATTTCCTCCATGATCGCGTCGGGACGCTCGGTGAACCGGCCGCCCCACATCTTGTTGCTCATGACTTCCCGTGCCTTGCCATCTATATCGTCGAGAATTCGGCGAAACGCCGGGCCGGTTTCAGCCGTAACTCGACCGTAATCTTGCGCCCTGCATAGCCGTAACTGATACAGGATGACAAACGATATGCCCGAAATGCCCCCGCCCCGCCCGGCCAAGACACGCCGGATTCCGATCGCCATCGGCGCGGTGGTGGCTGCGGGTGTGATTGGAATAGGCCTGTTTTACGGGTTGGGGGGCTTCAAGCGCGCCAGCGGCGATCCTACCTGCGCGGGAGCGGTCGAACTGGCTCGCAAGATCGGGCCGCTGGCGCATGGCGAGGTGGCGGCGCTGACCATGGCAACGACCCCGCTGCGGCTCCCCGACCTCGCTTTCGATGACGCCGAGGGCAAGCCGAGGAAGCTGTCGGAATGGCGTGGCAAGACAGTGCTGGTAAATCTGTGGGCTACCTGGTGCGTGCCTTGCCGGAAAGAAATGCCGGCGCTGGAGAGCCTGCAGACCAAGCTCGGGGGCAAGGATTTCGAGGTGGTCGCCATCAACATCGACACCCGCGACGCCGAGAAACCGAAAAACTTCCTGAAAGAGGCCAATCTGACCCGGCTCGGCTATTTCGCCGACCAAAAAGCCAAGGTTTTTCAGGATCTTAAGAATGTAGGCAAGGCGCTGGGCATGCCGACTTCGGTGCTCATAGACGCCCAAGGCTGCGAGATCGCAACCCTTGCCGGCCCCGCCGAATGGGCCAGCGAGGACGCCATCAAGCTGATCAAGGCCGCCATGCAGCCGGTCAAGGCGGGGTCTTGAGAGATCGGTAGGGTGGGCAAAGCGCAGCGTGCCCACCGGTCGGCCTGACCACATGCGATGGTGGGCACGGCGCGAGGGCGCCTTTGCCCACCCTACAGATTAATTCTCAGGCCGTAATATTGAGGTTGCCGCCGACGCCGGGGGCGAGATTGGCCGTCGAGGGCGTGCCCAGCAGCGTCTGCACCGCCATTTTCTCGGCATCCGCGTTCTGCTTGATGATCGAGGTCTGGATCTGCTGCTGCGTGCCCGCCGCCTGCATGCTCAGCATGCTCGAAACCATAGCCATCATATCCATAACGCAGCACTCCTCAAACCTGAGGGCACCCTACCCCGGCACCGGTTAACGAAGTCTGGAGATGGGAGAAAAGTTAGCATGCGCGCGAATGCACGTCTGACGACACGCTGCGCGTGTTCCAAAAGTCGGGTGGGCAAAGCGAAGCGTGCCCACCATTTCAAGCGATATGTGTGGAGGCATGGTGGGCACGCTGCGCTTTGCCCACCCTACGGCACCGAAATCGCGGCTATCAGCGCGTCGGAACCGGCTTGTCGCCGCGGTAATCGTAGAATCCGCGCTGCGTCTTGCGGCCGAGCCATCCGGCCTCGACATATTTCACCAGCAGCGGGCACGGCCGGTATTTCGAATCCGCCAGCCCCTCGTGCAGCACCTGCATGATCGACAGGCAGGTATCGAGGCCGATGAAATCGGCCAGTT encodes the following:
- a CDS encoding Crp/Fnr family transcriptional regulator — protein: MKSSSADFSAILDRILDTAADNLRVAKILVQMGLDPNNITYDALFNRLLEIVLANITLANMFALVGAVFFVATLLMQTMVPLRVANMTGCTFFVAFGALSGNVATFLLYLLLLPINAVRLRQMLNMIKKARIATEGDTSMEWLKPFMTERRYRRGDQLFKKDDAANEMFLTITGKFLVTEIGVELPPGRLMGELGFLTPNKRRTATVECIEDGQVLTITYEKLLEIYFQNPQFGYYFLVLTSQRLLENISRLEGIIAEAKVARQTAATDDIG
- a CDS encoding L,D-transpeptidase is translated as MASRLATAQSTVAMWRRGTPTIATLAAMALLATLPGPAVAQRARPASPVEATAPREAGEPIMAIVSIKTQHVTFYDADGWIARAPVSTGTTGRETPAGIFAIVEKNKDHRSSLYDDAEMPNMQRITWNGIALHGGPLPGYAASHGCIRMPFGFAEKQFDKTRIGMRVIISPNDAAPVEISHPALLMPKAEAVAVAPSRAETLAREAAEAVKTADEAKKAAATAARETASLAASLRRLEGLKRNADAELALADKAVAAAKTDQARAQAEDRKQKAAPKAAQAATDLDTARPDAKSKLDAAAAAKDAAKAAEKRKAELAKAASEAKLALEPVSIYISRATQKLYVRRNTHKPAPDGGGEVFDTSIEVPVAIRDPGRKIGTHVFTAMARNDSGLRWSAVTIDNGDDARSALDRITIPQDVLDRIGPTALPRSSIVVSDEPLSRETNYRTEFVVVLSDQPQGGFITRRPTPAVDMADSSTWGGESSGFFFQPWNPQPQTGYARQRGGQPYYPAQRGYPAQQDYPMQPGYPMQPGRW
- a CDS encoding N-acetylmuramoyl-L-alanine amidase family protein, coding for MTRREFICDLGSIAWGFWPGRRTVIAAMAAVVLLPIDAGNAGWLSDLFKGSPKQGKSSRQAKPPKHVASPKSAAKSAAKSAALAKRTTSPKRHTVKLAALGPVQLPAAALKPVATRCEPSKFRIVLDVGHTAESEGAISARNVSEFVFNLRLAKQIEQKLKAEGFAETRLLLTEGKARRSLFKRVATANDLRADLLLSIHHDSVPNKFLEDWEFEGKKSRFSDRFSGYSVFVSRENPDFKTSLMFAELIGKEMKAQGLEYARQYSQAIMGRHQRPLLNRETGVYRYDELIVLRKTRMAAALLEAGSIINRDEELMMSSPERRDIISSGVAAAVKEFCEPRWGILGPL
- a CDS encoding acetolactate synthase large subunit, with protein sequence MTKASDLLVAALENEGVEYIFAIPGEENLDVLESLRRSKIKLVLTRHEQAAGFMAATYGRLTGRAGVCLTTLGPGALNLTTAAAYAHLGAMPMVMITGQKAIRSSRQARFQIVDIVATMRPLTKMATQIVSAQSIPTLVRDAFRVAQQERPGPVHLELPEDIAADEAAAEIIPPHLVELAVAPAAAIERAAAMIVAARRPLVMLGAAASRPRLAEPLSAFVRRCGIPFFNTQMGKGAVNAGSNLYMGTAALSERDWVHEAIDQADLIISIGHDTVEKPPFLMGHDGPQVIHVGATPATVEQVYFPQAEIVGDVGAGLAALADRLEGNLPNGQALLGLREGILGHLAERATEDRFPLTPQRIVHDVRQVIPPDGIVALDNGMYKIWFARNYRTSVANTLLLDNALATMGAGLPSAIAAALIHPDRRVLAVCGDGGFMMNSQELETAVRLKLNLVVLVLEDRAYGMIRWKQEVDAFPDFGLEFGNPDFVAYARSYGANGSRVGKASELSTMLEAAFEEGGVHLVVVPVDYSENMRVLVKELPPVVQAK
- the msrA gene encoding peptide-methionine (S)-S-oxide reductase MsrA; this translates as MTVSAERAVLAGGCFWGVQDLLRRYPGVISTKVGYTGGEVPNATYRNHGNHAEAIEISFDPQTISYRKLLEFFFQIHDPSTLNRQGNDRGASYRSAIFYTSDAQKRVAEDTIADVDASGLWPGKVVTEVAPAGPFWEAEPEHQDYLEKYPDGYTCHFIRPEWTLPHRAEKAATDASGASVA
- the lysA gene encoding diaminopimelate decarboxylase, giving the protein MNHFDYRNGVLHAEAVNLSELADAVGTPFYCYSTATLERHYRVFTEAFAGEKTLVCYAMKANSNQSVLRTLAKLGAGADVVSGGELKRALAAGIPPNKILFSGVGKTEAELRAALAADILCINVESEPELELLSRLAVEAGKTARISLRVNPDVDAGTHAKIATGKSENKFGIPIERAREVYARAAKLPGIVVTGTDMHIGSQITDLSKMETAFRILSDFVHALRSDGHKIEHIDFGGGLGIPYHADREAPPLPSAYAAMVKRVTHNLGCTLMFEPGRMIVGNAGILVSRVIYVKPGEAKNFVIIDAAMNDLIRPTLYEAHHDILPVREPAREARTITADVVGPVCETGDYLALDRNLPEPKAGDLLAIMTAGAYGAVQSGFYNTRALVPEVLVKDDQYAIVRPRIEVEDLIAMDKPAPWL